One part of the Vicia villosa cultivar HV-30 ecotype Madison, WI linkage group LG6, Vvil1.0, whole genome shotgun sequence genome encodes these proteins:
- the LOC131614309 gene encoding methylsterol monooxygenase 1-2-like, whose amino-acid sequence MPWLGIRTGLPLPSRWELFWQILVYFLIEDYTNYWIHRMLHCKWGYENIHKVHHEYKTPIGFAAPYAHWAEIWILGIPAFLGPVLVPGHIITYWLWFILRQLEAIETHSGYEFPWSFTKYIPFYGGATYHDYHHYVGGRTQGNFASVFTYSDYIYGTQKGYQYKKRMDEKMSPTDTFNEQDYKNLRQIVEDFLLQILLSFVKEMKMDFAVMKIDD is encoded by the exons ATGCCG TGGCTTGGAATTAGAACAGGTTTGCCATTACCATCAAGGTGGGAGTTATTTTGGCAAATACTAGTTTACTTTCTCATAGAAGATTACACAAACTACTGGATCCACAGGATGCTACATTGCAAATGGGGCTATGAAAACATCCACAAAGTTCATCATGAATACAAAACACCTATTGGATTTGCAGCACCCTATGCTCATTGGGCTGAGATTTGGATACTAGGTATCCCTGCATTTCTTGGTCCAGTATTGGTTCCAGGACACATTATAACCTATTGGTTATGGTTCATTTTGCGACAGCTAGAAGCCATTGAGACACATAGTGGATATGAGTTTCCTTGGAGTTTTACCAAATATATACCGTTTTATGGAGGTGCTACTTACCATGATTATCACCATTATGTTGGTGGAAGAACTCAGGGAAACTTTGCCTCAGTGTTTACCTACTCTGATTACATTTATGGAACACAAAAG GGGTACCAATACAAAAAGAGGATGGATGAGAAAATGTCTCCTACTGACACTTTCAATGAACAAGATTACAAG AACCTACGCCAA ATTGTTGAAGATTTTCTGTTACAAATTTTGTTGAGTTTTGTGAAGGAGATGAAGATGGATTTTGCGGTGATGAAGATAGATGATTGA